Within Puntigrus tetrazona isolate hp1 chromosome 17, ASM1883169v1, whole genome shotgun sequence, the genomic segment AACGACTGCTACTCCAAACTGAAGGAGCTGGTGCCGAGTATCCCGCAGAACAAAAACGTGAGCAAAATGGAAATCCTGCAGCATGTCATCGACTATATCCTGGATCTTCAGATCGCACTCGACTCGAATTCCGCAATCACCAGCCTGCATCACCCGCGAGCAGGGCAGGGGACATCCAGAACACCCCTCACAACACTCAACACAGACATCAGCATCCTCTCATTACAGGTGAATGTCCCTAGAAAGAGCAGCATTCGTTGTGCATCTGTCTATTGTGGTTGCATATGCGTTACATAAAGCTGCATTGATgttgcgtgtgtgtctgtgcaaaTAACCGGACCTAAAAATGTACGTAataataacgtttttttttttttttttttttgtctctttagaCACCCGAGTTTCAATCAGACTTGATCACAGAGGACAGCAGGACACTTTACCGTTAATCAGGTAAATGCTCTTGAACACACCGCTTTTAATGAGCCTTGTGTCGTATGCTGTAAATTATgcttttatcaaataaacatttgtgcAGCTGTAAGAGCGTCTAATCAAACGCGTCGAGCAGCACCGTGCCGCACAGCCTGTGAAGTTGTATAAAGTGTGTAATATGCATCAGCGGAGGCTGAAATGCGAGGCAGAAGTTGTGCTCGTGTACATCTGGAGCCCAGGGTTTTGCTCAGTCTCTGAGTGTTTGGTTAAATGTTCAAACTGCGGCTTCCTCTCTGGCGCCAGGCTGTCCGGATCTCTGCCCTGTTTGCATTCTCTAAATgcgtctctttctcaatcttttGCAGGTGTTTGGTTAAGACACAAGAACACACAGGACCTGGGAACTGGCTTTTCCTCCAATTTCTGTTCTCAgtctggagttttttttttttttttttttttttttttttttttcttcttttcttttctttcctgtaATTGAAtcaagagacttttttttttttttttttttttttttattattatttttttttgcttctaaaAGGACAATCCATGTGATGTGTTATAAGTTCGGACATTGATTATTTATCTTCTAAAAAGACTTATTTGGTCCTTTCTTCAAGAGGAAGAAGCACTATATTCCCTGAAAATAGGAGGGAAACCTGTAAATGATCACAAGGAACCTTTTCTCGCCATTGAGAAGAAgtcttaccttttttttttttttttttttttctctcgtgAAGACCGTGTGAATAGGAGAAGACGTGGTTAGTTACTGTACAAAGTTTAAGTCTGTTTTTGTCAATTCTTTTGGCACACGAAGGACTGGACGTTGAAAATGACATGATGAAACCTTGTGAACTCTCTCAGAGTTTTATCTTGTATAGTTGCAGAAATTGGACTGTCAGTATCTGCAAAGTGTTATGCTGTATGCTGAGActttttataaaagtaatattgtaaatcgtaccttttttttttttttttattttatacaaaataaatcaaatgctttATTTGACGCTGGTCTGTTATGCTTGTGTAGAAGTTGCCAGTGTTGTGCTGTATATTGACCTTGCCTTTCATATCCGGGATTGAAAAGCATGCCTCTGACCCTTCACACGTGTACATTCACCCTCACTGATTGGAGCCTTGATCAATCTCTTAAACTGCCGTATGGCTGTGaagaaatgcattcattttggtCCGTAGTGGAGGGGAAAGGTGCTTTTTCTTAACATATAACCGTCCACAAATCACACAGCCTATCCGTTTTTCCTGCAACTGACCTctttttcctcttcctgtgtGGTGAAACTCGTTTCTTGAAGGTGTTTAGAAGTTCAAACATCAATCGTGATCGCATCCACGGGTTCTCCCATTCGTATAATCCGCGTGTGGATGGAACGGCGGTTAAATCGATGCTCGAGCTTTTGATCTGTGAAATGCAGTTTGTAAAATAATTGACTGTGGGGCTAGTCTGCCCCTTAATGAGCACAAAAtatataggatttttttttttgcaactgtaCACCGAGTCCTCTGCACTAACATTctctaaataaaactaattatcaACATTAGGTTATAcggtattaaaaatgttattttatagtgTAGTAAGGGATAAACACGTTTGAAGGAAGTCATTTTGTGTGTTGTAATTCTGGAAaactaattaactaaaaaaagagaGCGATAAGTGGTACGTGCCCCtatttatttcatacattttcgcaaggtgtgcatttaaaaattaaaggttGAATCTCAAACGCAGCCTAAACCTCTGTTAATGTTGTTGATATGAAGAGTGCGCCGCCTGCTGGTGGCCAGACTTCACCTCAGAAAAACTATTTCATGATTTCTGGGGAGAATGATTGACAGTCGGTAAGCGTTCTCCAAATACACAAATGtatgtgcttttaaaataaacgtatttAAACTGTACGATCTCAGCATTCAATCCATCAACGCGCGCTTCACACGGTTCACTTCAAAtgtgtccatttttattttgtcaaatacaACAACGCATCATTTCAATGATCAAATCATGAATTCTCGCAAGATCGGAGAAAAGAATGGAATTTATTAACGTGAGAAAACGCAGAggatactcacacacacacaagccaaaGCTCTCTTGTTTTTCTCAACACTGATCGCAGACAGACTCGCTCATCTAAAAGACTACAAGGCAGAATTCAGACTACAAGGGTGACCTGAATGTGAACCGGGCATtcaatcacaaataaataacagcttTCACATCACCGATCACAGCAAAAACACCAGCACCAACTCTATGTGGTTAAATCCCCACTCTACTTGATGGATTTGAATATCGTGGACCGACCTACACTAGATCTTTAATGTTAGCAACGGAGCATGAAATAACAGGATTTGCACTAAACAAATCAGAAACTACCTACAGCTTCACAGCCTCCGTTTATTGCTTTTTTAGCACCACtccaaaaacagcaacaataacaatacTCACTTTTACACTGCATCTTCTGAATCggtattttgattttgttctctCCACTTCAAAAAAATCCTAATCTAAATGTCAAGATGGATTTGAGGACGAaattgtgtaatataataaggcttgtttttagtgcttgctttatttttcgGTAACACTCTAATAAGCTTTAATTTATTAGCATTAATCAGCACATTAGATATAATAAACgaatcaaaaaaataacatggcaTCGTTGTGGAGAACCTTttaaagcacctttatttttaagagtgtaggttaatatataaaatgtctaaatatacTGTTATGTTAATAATTGCTGGAATTCATGTTGTGAACTCAGGCTCATttataatatgcaaaaatgaaCATCAACCTAAATGATTAAAGCTGTagaagtatttttcattgtgttaCCCAATGAATTTACTGATGTTCATGAATTGTACTTCAGTGTACACTTTTAAGTAGGTTATGTTTATGAATTTTATGCTTAAATTATTTTCACGCAAAACTAGCCCAAAATACTGATGAAGAAACTGCAGTGAAGggtcatttttaattagtg encodes:
- the id2a gene encoding DNA-binding protein inhibitor ID-2a, with the translated sequence MKAISPVRSFRKSSANVTEHSLGISRSKTPVDDPLSLLYNMNDCYSKLKELVPSIPQNKNVSKMEILQHVIDYILDLQIALDSNSAITSLHHPRAGQGTSRTPLTTLNTDISILSLQTPEFQSDLITEDSRTLYR